In one Bufo gargarizans isolate SCDJY-AF-19 chromosome 11, ASM1485885v1, whole genome shotgun sequence genomic region, the following are encoded:
- the C11H14orf132 gene encoding uncharacterized protein C14orf132 homolog, whose protein sequence is PPQLPVMGGAFMDSPNEEFGTEYSLFNSSANVHAASSAQIPPEEPARSSNDAILLWIAIIATIGNIVVVGVVYAFTF, encoded by the coding sequence CCTCCACAGCTCCCTGTGATGGGAGGAGCATTTATGGACTCTCCGAATGAGGAATTTGGAACAGAATATTCTTTATTCAACTCATCGGCCAACGTCCATGCTGCCTCATCTGCCCAGATCCCTCCGGAAGAGCCAGCCAGGTCCTCCAATGACGCTATATTGTTATGGATTGCCATTATTGCCACTATTGGAAACATTGTTGTGGTCGGGGTGGTCTACGCCTTTACTTTTTAA